Below is a genomic region from Henckelia pumila isolate YLH828 chromosome 3, ASM3356847v2, whole genome shotgun sequence.
CATTGAACATGAACGTcacattaaaaattaataagatGGTCAGAAGataaaattaaacaataaacTAAGTGTGAAATTTAATAGGATAACTACAAATAGCATGAACCTAACCAAAAACACGATACAATAACGAAattaaaaatctgaaaatatagttACTATGATAGAAAATAGCAAATGTGACATGTGTTAAGAAGAAATTAAGGTTGTAAACAAAATTGACATGCAAAAGTTGGCATATTGTAGCCAATAGcggtgaaatttgaaaatttggaaaaaaaaaattcaaacaaatttcattttttttaagtgTGGGGTATGCTTTTAGAGGTAAACGACtcgaaaattaattattttgtttagtACTTTACATACAAGTTCATGAATTTTTAAGTCAAATGCAAACTTCTCTTTTAATAGTTTATTTATAATTCTTAGGATTTTAAAATTGAATAGGCTCGAGGATATTATTTTGATTGgttaatcattaaatttattgatgggttttcaaattataaaataaaaatattatcttatgatataaatattaaaaattttattaggttccaatttttttttgatataaaaaatttcattaaaaaactaatttaaaaaataaaacataatgtGTGTGCATTGtcgctagtatatatatatatatatatataattttgttccCCTGCACACCAGTGTGCAGAGATTTTGTGTGCACCCTGTGATATTCGCGTGAACATCTGAGATGTTCTCGCGaacatctgattttttttttagatgttcgcgcgaacatcccgTGGTGCACACAAAATTCCTGCACACTGGTGTGCAGTGGATcatgactatatatatatatatatatatatatatatatatatatattgtgaacAAAATATTGAATGCATTTTTGGATGACGGAGAAAATTATATGTCAAcaatgatttattttgttttagtaactaaaatatttaatcaaTATTTATTAATGTAATACGCATGCTGGAAATTAGTGCAAAGAATTGCTTCAACAACCAACGCCAAACTGGTGTTTTTTTGAAATTGTGAACAGTGCAACTAATGATatacatgataaaaaaaattaacataggataattaaaattttaagacaAAATTACATATTAAaacgaaattataaatttaaaatactgTGTGTTTAttgaattaatattattatgcaatattatattttaattttgttgttattaatttttcaaCTAAACtgttaattaattcatataatttttaattaaatttaccacattaatttatataataaaaataaattataaaatatatgtaaaaATAAAGAATATTATGAAATATTCATTTGGTGTAGAGATTTGGTGAAAACTGCTGGAGATGAAGTATGGATTGCATTATAATAGTGTAAAATGTGGCACTATTTTAGTGCCAACTGCTGGAGATGGTCTTATACAATCATTTAATTTTTCTTCATTTAAATCTAAGAGTAAAATGTATTTTGGTGCACGAACTATTGGTAAAATGTCAtattggtacacgaactattgaaaatagcttaattggtacatgatctaaataaaaggtcaattttactcttaatatgaattaatattatattaatcagttttaaaatatcatatttattaaaaattaatatatatatatatatatatatattaataaaaccaCAAACTCAATAAATTAATCATATGCATGTAGGACTAAAAAtactcattaataaattatttatattttaaaaatataaataatttattaatgaaaaaaatactaattaataaattatttatattttaaaatttaaataatttaataataaaaaatactcattaataaattatttatatttttaaaatataaataatatttagtgaaatgatattttttctatcaatgtaaataattatccatttaaaaaaattgatataaattatatattaataaaaccacaaagtcaataaataaatcatatgcaCGTaggactaaaatatatttaataacgataaaatataattaaataaatatttatttattaatatttaattcaagtgCGAGTAAAactataaatttataaattattaaatcaaGTGTAAAAATTTGGGTTATTAGAACAACGTAAATCGAGACAATGAGTGAAATTTTTTCTTTGAGATTTGTTTTTTCATTATCTAATATTTAATGTTGAAAATTTTTGTATCAAATATTGAAAAACTAAAATGGTGAATATGTTTGTTTCAATCAATGTTTTCGTCCGGTCCGGTCCGACCCCAAAAATCGAAAAATCGGTCCAACCGGtcagaaccggtcaaaaccggTCCAGAATTGGTTGGACCGGCCAAGAACCGGATAACCTGTTCCACcggtttttcaaattttttttttgaaaattaattttttttatttttaaaccttagatttaatatttttatatataaatacattattattttaaatttttacttcatttaaaaaaaatattttaataattattggttttttaaaaaataaataatttattatttaaataaattataactataattgatattttaaatatatttacatatttattttttctttcaaactatgttaaatatatattttatgtcgatttatataatttttgagtttttaaaattccaaaatatattatttattatattaaattatataaacgattttccggttcgaccgtccggttaaaacggtccgaccggttggataatttttttaagtaatCCGGTTCGATAACCGGTCCAGTTATAAAAACACTGATTTCAATCATTTAAACACAAGATCAATAGATTTCGGTGAtctatatttttatcataacaatatattacaatatttgttttataatttgacTTGACAATTgtttatcattatatatatatatatatattaatttttaatatatatgatattttaaaattaatcaatataatattaatttaatttaagggtaaaattgacctTTTTATTTggatcatgtaccaattaagccATTTTTAATAATTCGTATACCAATatgacattttatcaataattcATGTACCAAAATACATTTTACTCTAAAATCTAATAACAACaatgaatgaataaatgatgtgtctttcaaaaaaaataaacaatggATGATGTGTTGTTGACTTGATGACATTGAATATCTTATTAGAATTTTTCTATTAATTACAATCATTTACATCAtattaatcaaataattaagTGTGAAATtacaatattatattttatgtattcGCTAGTGAAAATAATACAAatgtaataaattattttatcttgaaatttaatccatcaaatcaaatattttatattatttattagatATTTTAACAATTACGACATTGTTTATGTATAAAATCTAATGATCctcgaaaaaaatataataatataattaaatacccgattaaattttaaatttaatgggCATCCCTAATTTGGTTGTAATATTAAAATCGAAACGCACGATCTCCGAAGTCAGGAGAAGAAAGTAgtccattttttcaaataattttcctTCTCTTTCACGTGCACTTTGACCCCCCCACTCTGTTTACGCTCAGTCCTCCGCCAGCTGCTCCGCACACATCGCAGCTTTGTACTACCACCACAGCTGCCGCCGTAGCATCCACCTCTCAGCTGCCACACCCTTCGATCCCGGCCTCCAACTCCGGCCAACTTCCAGCCAAAACCATCCGTTGTGCATTCTTGAAATGAAGCTCAACATCGTGAGACTCTTATTTTCTTTGTCATTTCTGCCTTTCGTACTCAGCCTTCGTGCTAACGGCAGGGGGAGCGGAGGTGTCGGCGTAGATGGCGGCGCAGTTGCCTCTCTTCCCGCTGATGCTATCTCACTTCTGGCATTCAAGTCAGCGGCGGACTTGGACGGGAAACTTCTCTACACCACTAACGAAAGGTTCGATTACTGCCAATGGCAAGGCGTGAAATGCGCGCAAGGCCGCGTCGTGCGGTACATTGTCCAGGGCTTCGGCCTCCGGGGAACTGTTTCCGACGCCTCGCTCACGAACCTCGACCAGCTCCGTGTCCTGAGTCTCAAAAACAACTCGCTTTTCGGTACCCTCCCCGACTTCTCCCTTCTCATAAACCTCAAAACTCTCTTTTTAGACCATAACCACTTCTCCGGAGCTTTCCCTCTCTCCCTTTTGTCTCTCCACCGAATCTTGATTCTTGATTTGTCTCAGAACAACTTCACCGGCCTCTTGCCGGAGAATTTGACGGTTTTAGACCGATTGAGTTACCTCCGGCTGGATTCAAACCGGTTCAATGGGCCCATTCCTCCATTAAACCAGACTTTATTGGAAGTGTTCAATGTTTCTAATAATAACCTCACCGGTCCTGTACCTGTGACCCCAACTCTCAAGAAATTCCAAGTTTCCTCCTTTCTACATAATCCCAACCTCTGCGGTGAGGTTATCAACAAACCTTGTCAAGATTCACCTTTCTTTAACTCATCGGCCGGCAGCGCCAGCGTGGCCTCACCTCCATCGCCGCTTCTGCAGAACGCACAGTCCCAGCAAGGGTTAAGCATCGTTTCACCCCCGAATCAGCATAAACATCGTAAAAACGTAGGCTTGATTCTGGGTTTTGTGATTGCTGTCCTGATTCTAACGGCAGCTGGTTTAAGCCTTATGGCGTTGatcaagaaaagaagagaaaacagAGACCAGATTGAAGCCATCGAAGAAAACCAATTCCCTGAGGAAACCACAGTCACTAAAACTCAGAGGGACACTACTTTAGTTTCACTCCGAACAGATCAAAACACAAATCCTGGGAATCAAGAAGCCAAGAAAGTAAAATCCGACGAGCAGAAACAAGTGATTAAAAGTGGGAAACTGCTGTTTTGTTCTGGGGATGAAGAAGTGTACACAATGGATCAGTTAATGAGGGCTTCAGCTGAGCTACTGGGTCGGGGTACTCTTGGTACAACATATAAAGCTGTGATGGCTAGCCAGTTGATCGTGTCCGTAAAGAGATTGGATGCATGCAAAACCGCCATTACAGGTGGTGATGCATTTGAGCAGCATATGGAATCTGTCGGTATGCTGAGGCATCCGAATTTGGTTTCTGTGAGGGCTTATTTTCAGGCTAAACAAGAAAGGTTGATTATTTATGATTATCAACCTAATGGCAGTCTCTTCAATCTTATTCACGGTAATTTCTCCAACTGATCTTGTTCTTTGTGTTTACACAAGTTGTTCAACATTAGAAATAGTAAATAACTCAAAGATTCGTTATAGTTAATTGGTTAGCTCAGTCATTAGAACTTGATCTAGACTAGCGCCACGAGTAACAGAACCCAATGTTTTAGAAATGTTCAAGCTACTTGTATCCAGGTTAACCCACCCATGAACAAAGTTGGGCCAGTAGCCAGATAGGGACTCAAAATCTGAACATTTTCTTTTCGGTGAAAATGCTTGGAAGCGACTTCCGGTGTAAGATCAACCACCCGTAGAGAAGTCGATTGGCTTCACGGTCCACTTTAGACGGCTTTCATCCACTTGAACCCAACTGCTGAGGCCTGAGTATACATTTATCCAATTTGGAATGTTGATATGGATGTTATCATCGACAATGATTCGACGGTAACCATGCCTTCGTCCTTGGTCTTCTCAGTAGAGCTGATATTCGAGTTAGGAGGAGCTAGAGCTCAAACCAAGTGAAGCTCCTAAATTTATTAGCCATTGCACGATTACCATTAGAATGGAGGtgaaaacataacaagtaatcaaCTTTTTATGCCACTCTTTCGGTAACTCTACCTAGGAAAGCATCGGGCCAGGACTGACAAAAAGAATGGGTTTTGTATTCTTCTATTTTACATAATTATGGTGAGTTGGAGGGATGTGGTGGGCAAGTTGTGACAGTGATAGTGTCTGaaataacttttattttttCTGCGTAAGAATGTGAATGAAGTTGGCTGTAGTCCAATGGATTATTTCAATCAGTGATTCACAGACTGTTGGAAATAGCTAAATAGACACCCCACTGTCTTTTATCCAAACATACCGACAGTTTTGATCAAGTCTAAATTAAACTTTGCAATATCATTCTTAACTAGGTTAAGTCTTAATTACTCttggtttattttaattatgttgcATTAAATATTGACTCTATGTTTAGAATATTTGAAAACTATGACCAGTCAAATGTTTCATCAAGTATTCATTTATGGAAGTGAACATTACTTTGTGGGCTCCAATCGTGCAATTTCTTGGACACATATTATAATAGCATGGCCTGCTGCATTTATTATATGAAATTTTGGTGGTGTAGGCATTGCTTCAATCTCGATGCTCATGTTGGAGTAGATATTTTAAGGTAGTGCGTGCAAATCCTGAAAAAAAAATGGTAATGAACGTTTGCTCTATGAAGTTTTCAAAAttcttgataatttttttaagcatttgcAGATGCTACTTTAATATTGCATGATATGTTAATGAAGTAAACATAAATTTGAATCTAACTCGCTTTTATCAACCCATCGGTTATATTTTGCGTTGGGTATATCAGATGGCGGAGcaggtttaaaatatttgtgttGTACTGTTACTGTTACTTGTAAGTCTTGATTGATTCGCTAGAAGTGTGATCGACGTGACGTGTAACGATTCCTAAATGGTTGTTTGGTTCTGTTAATTGTTTCCATGGCCTCCTTAATCTTGTGATCAGCAGGTTCCAGATCGGCCCGAGCCAAACCTCTTCATTGGACATCATGTCTGAAAATAGCAGAAGATGTTGCACAAGGCCTAGCATACATCCACCAAGCATCCAAGTTCATCCATGGCAATCTCAAATCTTCCAATGTCTTGTTGGGCTCTGATTTTGAGGCCTGTGTCACAGACTACTGCCTGGCAACCCTCGCCGACCCTTCGTCGGACGACGACCCCGACAACACGGGCTACAAAGCCCCTGAAACCCGCAAATCCCCTCGGAAGTCTACGGCCAAATCCGACGTCTACGCCTTTGGTACCCTCTTGTTAGAGCTCTTGACTGGAAAACCGCCTTCCCAACATCCGTTTCTTGCGCCTCCCGACATGCCGGATTGGGTTCGAGCGATGAGAGAAGATGATGCTGAGGATGACACGCGTCTTAGAATGTTGGTCGAGGTCGCGAGCATGTGCAGCTTGACGTCGGCCGAGCAGAGGCCGACCATGTGGCAGGTGTTGAAGATGATCACAAATATAAAGGAGATTATGGATGATAGTTCAAGGGATTTGCAGAACGGGTACTTGTGATGTATGGACTAAAAAGGGAAATGTTGTATATGTGATTACTTTGGGGGCAAAGAACTTGATGTATGTAATGGATTTTGTCCGAATGTTGGCCTTTTATTGAACTCTATAACTGGcattttattatcattattgATATTGATGTTTCTTGGGGTGACATGATGTGACGGCTCTTTGATCACTATTTATCGTTAAAatgtttgcttttttttttaaaaaaaaaagaaattcacACATACATTTCATGACTAAGTTTCAATGATAAACGCTATGGATCGTGTAGTATGATAGTAGTTTGTGGATCATATATTATATCTCAATATTGTTTGCCGTAAAATTACtctaaaatatttcatataaaaaattcagaaaaagaGAAATTGTATATTATAATAGGCTGATAAAGCCATCAAAACAGGCCGAGAAGGGGGTGAGCTGTAGCTTGTCACAGCTCTCCATTTGGAAAGTTGGGGCCTGGGGGTGGATGGTTGACGAGACCTTACTAGTTTTAAGGGCTAATTCCACCCTACGGAGGGGTACTAATCTCTCTGTGTAAGGTTAAGATTGGCAAAAAATTATGTGGGTTTCACATGATTTGCATATGTGGTCAATTGATGGACACAGTTACAGTAGGGGTAATATCCTCGCTGTAGCATTAAAGTattcaattttaagttatattagACGGTATATGACGAACTGATCCATCATTTGATTGGGTAGAAAAATTATAAATCTCAATACATATATTTCATGCGATGGACTGATCCAATGAACCTAATCCATTGATATTTCTATATTTTATTaacatatttcaataaaaatttcCGCAAAGACAAATTTATTCAATCTAGTAATCACATTCCTTAAAATCTTATATGAAAAACCGACGAGGTAAAAATCTACCTTTTTTTCCCCTCAAAAAAGTTGGGCTTGGCTCCTTGACAaatgaatatttgatttgatcatgcatttatttatttatatatatatatatatatatatatagagttttgctatcctgcccatcTCCCGTGCCCACctccatgcccacctatgaagtgacaatcatccaatggatgagatgaatcatatataaataattcatccaatggatgagtgcCTGAaactaaatttaaattaattacttttataaatatattccgTATCAATTCTTTTGCAACAATTACTTACccatgtttaaatttttttaagattAAAACGActtttaataatataaaatcgtattagaacttaaaaatttaaaatgcatTAGATAATAATTAAATGCAATTAACTAAATGAATTACTATATATACTAATTACTGACTaagtgatttaaatttaaattaatattaacATAAAGGGTATAAATTCAGAATGAAAAAGACGAATTGTCGATCTtactcaaatattttttttggatgaAAATTAAGCAACAATTTATAAAAGGGACTTCACATAGTAAATTTCTCAAAACTTATTTGGTAAATAATTAAAAGCTTGACCTTTAATGGGacacaaaattttcaatttcATGCATATACGTTCGAATGTGAACAAACTTTAATTAGGGAGTGTTTGTAAATtgcaatcattaaaaaaaattattgttagattttggcttaaaaaaatcacttttatgtgttttttaaacccaaattatgtgttagtttatgtttaacttaattgaaatccaaaagctagtcatatgatgattatgattctccaaaagtgattctaataaaaaaaGTCAATATaatgttaaaatcactctaatcatttatttatcaaacactaccaactttgatttttagattttcacatttgtttccaaaaactacaactttttatttttcttaacttttttataatctataaatttaatcacttttaGAAAAGTATAATCTTTTGCAAGCACTCCCTTAATAGGTCGATTCAATTCAGGTGATGTTTTAGGGAGtttttg
It encodes:
- the LOC140887036 gene encoding probable inactive receptor kinase At5g67200 isoform X2; its protein translation is MKLNIVRLLFSLSFLPFVLSLRANGRGSGGVGVDGGAVASLPADAISLLAFKSAADLDGKLLYTTNERFDYCQWQGVKCAQGRVVRYIVQGFGLRGTVSDASLTNLDQLRVLSLKNNSLFGTLPDFSLLINLKTLFLDHNHFSGAFPLSLLSLHRILILDLSQNNFTGLLPENLTVLDRLSYLRLDSNRFNGPIPPLNQTLLEVFNVSNNNLTGPVPVTPTLKKFQVSSFLHNPNLCGEVINKPCQDSPFFNSSAGSASVASPPSPLLQNAQSQQGLSIVSPPNQHKHRKNVGLILGFVIAVLILTAAGLSLMALIKKRRENRDQIEAIEENQFPEETTVTKTQRDTTLVSLRTDQNTNPGNQEAKKVKSDEQKQVIKSGKLLFCSGDEEVYTMDQLMRASAELLGRGTLGTTYKAVMASQLIVSVKRLDACKTAITGGDAFEQHMESVGMLRHPNLVSVRAYFQAKQERLIIYDYQPNGSLFNLIHGSRSARAKPLHWTSCLKIAEDVAQGLAYIHQASKFIHGNLKSSNVLLGSDFEACVTDYCLATLADPSSDDDPDNTGYKAPETRKSPRKSTAKSDVYAFGTLLLELLTGKPPSQHPFLAPPDMPDWVRAMREDDAEDDTRLRMLVEVASMCSLTSAEQRPTMWQVLKMITNIKEIMDDSSRDLQNGYL
- the LOC140887036 gene encoding probable inactive receptor kinase At5g67200 isoform X1 produces the protein MKLNIVRLLFSLSFLPFVLSLRANGRGSGGVGVDGGAVASLPADAISLLAFKSAADLDGKLLYTTNERFDYCQWQGVKCAQGRVVRYIVQGFGLRGTVSDASLTNLDQLRVLSLKNNSLFGTLPDFSLLINLKTLFLDHNHFSGAFPLSLLSLHRILILDLSQNNFTGLLPENLTVLDRLSYLRLDSNRFNGPIPPLNQTLLEVFNVSNNNLTGPVPVTPTLKKFQVSSFLHNPNLCGEVINKPCQDSPFFNSSAGSASVASPPSPLLQNAQSQQGLSIVSPPNQHKHRKNVGLILGFVIAVLILTAAGLSLMALIKKRRENRDQIEAIEENQFPEETTVTKTQRDTTLVSLRTDQNTNPGNQEAKKVKSDEQKQVIKSGKLLFCSGDEEVYTMDQLMRASAELLGRGTLGTTYKAVMASQLIVSVKRLDACKTAITGGDAFEQHMESVGMLRHPNLVSVRAYFQAKQERLIIYDYQPNGSLFNLIHAGSRSARAKPLHWTSCLKIAEDVAQGLAYIHQASKFIHGNLKSSNVLLGSDFEACVTDYCLATLADPSSDDDPDNTGYKAPETRKSPRKSTAKSDVYAFGTLLLELLTGKPPSQHPFLAPPDMPDWVRAMREDDAEDDTRLRMLVEVASMCSLTSAEQRPTMWQVLKMITNIKEIMDDSSRDLQNGYL